CAGATCGAGATGGTGCCCGGCACGACGCTCCAGCAGTCGGAGGCCGTGTCGGACCAGGTGCGCCGCATCGTCCAGCAGCGGCCAGAGACCAAGAACGTGCTCCAACGCATCTTCGAGGACAAAGGCAACCTGATGGTCATGCTCCGCGAGGACCGCAAGAAGACCAGCAAGGAATTCGAGAACGAACTGACGCCCATTCTGCAGCAGATCCCGGATGCTCGCGTGACCATTCAGGATATGCAGAGTCAGGGTGGCGGCACCGGCACCGGCCGGCCGATCTCGATCATGCTCACGGGCACCGATTCGGCGCTGCTCGATCAGACCGCGGCGAAGCTTGTCCAGGAAATGCAGGGCTTGAAGCAGATCGTCGCCCCGCGCGTCAGCGCCGACATGCGCCGGCCCGAGATCGTGGTGAAGCCGCGGCTCGATCTCGCCTCGCAGCTCGGCGTCTCGACCCAGGCGCTCAGCACGGCGATCGCGTCGCGACGATCGGCGAGATCGACCAGAACGCAGCCAAGTTCTCGCTATCGGACCGGCAGGTACCGATCCGCGTACGCCTGCCCGAGGACGCGCGCCGCGACCTGTCGAACATCGCCAACCTGCCTGTGCAGACGGCGAGCGGTGGCTCGGTACCCCTGTCGCGCGTCGCGGAGATCACTTTCGGCTCGGGGCCGACGACGATCCAGCGCTACAACCAGCAACGCCGCATCTTCGTCGGCGCCGACCTCGCGCCCGGCGTCGTCAAGAGCGAGGCGACGAGCGCCATTTTCGCCCTGCCGACGCTGAAGCACCTGCCGCGCGGCGTTACCAATTCGCCAGTCGGCCAGGATCAGTGGCAGCTCGAAATGATCCACAACCTGATGATCGCGGTTCCCACCGGCATCCTGCTCGTCTTCGCCGTGCTGGTGCTGCTCTACCACCGGATCATCTCGCCGCTGGTCAACATGGGCTCGCTGTTCCTCGCGCCCTTCGGCGGGCTGCTGGCGCTGCTGATCACCGGGCAGTCGCTGTCGATGCCCGTGTTCATCGGCATCCTCATGCTGCTCGGCATCGTCGCCAAGAACTCGATCCTGCTGATCGACTTCGCGATCGAGGAAATGGCCACCGGTACGTCCAAATTCGATGCGATCGTCGAAGCCGGGCACAAACGGGCCCAGCCGATCGTTATGACCACCGTGGCTATGATCGCAGGCATGATTCCTACCGCGCTGTCGCTTTCCGGCGATGGCGCCTGGCGCGCGCCGATGGGCACGACGGTGATCGGCGGGCTGCTCTGCTCGACCTTCCTGACGCTGCTGATCGTGCCCGCCCTGTTCAGCCTCGCCGACGGGCTCGAGAAGCGCCTCGGACCGAAGCTGCGCCGCTCGCTGTTGACCTATGAGCCCGAGCATGGCGAAGCCTCGCGCCGCCTAGAGCGCGGAGAAGGCGCCCTGCCGGCGGAGTGAGCGAGTTGGGCGAAGCCCTGTCTGGCCCTGCCAAGCCCGATGCCCTGCTGTCCGACAGGGCGCGCCGCATGCGCATGATCGCGACGGGGCTGCTGCTGTTCATGGCGGCTAGCTTCCTCGCGGCGCGCGAGCTTTCGGCGCTATTCCCGCACCCGGCCTGGGGCTTTGCCATTGCCTTCACCGAAGCGGCGATGGTCGGCGGCCTGGCCGACTGGTTCGCGGTCACGGCGCTGTTCCGTCACCCGCTCGGCCTGCCGATCCCGCACACCGCGATCATTCCGGAGAACAAGGACCGCATCGCCGACACCATGGCGGCCTTCCTGCGGACCAATTTCCTCACGCCCGCGGTGGTCGCGCGGCGGATCCAGGGCTTCAACCTGGCGCAGGCGGCGGGCAACATGCTGATCGAGCAGCGCAGCGGCACCCAGTCGCGGCTGCGCGACGGCGCGGCGAACCTCCTGGCCGACCTCCTCGAATCGCTCGATGAAGAACAGTTCGGCGGCATGGTGAAGTCGGGCCTCAAGAAGCAGCTGACCAAGCTGAACCTTGCACCGCTGCTCGGCCAGCTGCTGCAGACCGCGATCGCCGACCGCCGGCACCCGCCGGTCCTCGACGCCTTCATCCGCTGGGCCGCGCTGACGATCGAGGCCAATGAAGACCTGATGCGCGACATCATCCACAAGCGCGCGGGCGCGCTGCTGCGCTGGACGGGGCTCGACGACAAGGTCGCCAATGCCGTGCTCGACGGCATCTACAAGCTGCTCGCCGAGACCCTGGTGATCCCCGATCACCCGATTCGCGCCAAGATCGAGGAGGGCCTGGCGACGCTCGCCCACTCGCTGCTGCACGATCCCGAAATGCAGGAGAAGGTCGCGCGGCTGAAGGAGGAGGTGCTCGCCAATCCGGCAATGAGCCACTGGCTCGACGGCATGTGGGAACGCACGCGCGGCGGCCTGCTGCGCGCGGTGCGCAATCCGCAGGGCCTGATGAAAGGCAGCCTGGGGCTCAGCATCGAGCAGCTCGGCAGGACGCTGGTCGAGGACGAGGAACTGCAGCTTCTGGTCAACCGCTTTGCCCGGCGCACCCTGGTCGGCTCGGTCTCGCGCTATGGCGACGAGATCGTCCGCATCGTCTCGGAAACTGTGAAGCGCTGGGACGCGCGCACGGTGACTGGCCGGATCGAAGGCGCGGTCGGTCGCGACCTCCAGTTCATCCGTATCAACGGCACGCTGGTCGGAGGGCTGGTCGGCGTGCTGATCCATACGGTGGACCGGTTGCTGTGAGCGAGCCGCTTCTGCGCACGGAGCGGCTCGAACTCTGGCCGCCGCGGCTGGGCGACATGCCGGGCCTCGTCGACCTTATTGCCGCTGACGAGACGCGGCGTTTCCTCGGTCCTGCGGAGGCTAGCGCAAAGAGCCAGTTCGAGAAGCTGCTGCGCAATGCTGGCGGCTGGGCGCTCTACGGCTACGGCAGTTTCCATGTTCGCCTGCACGGGGAGCCCGACATCGTCGGCAGCTGCGGCATTTTCCATACCTGGCGTGGCTTCGGCCAGGGCATGGACGACGTGCCCGAAGCCGGCTGGATCATCCGTCACGACCACTGGGGCAAAGGCATCGCCGGCGAAGCGATGCGCGCAGCGCTTACCTGGTTCGATGCGACTCACGGGCCACGACGGATCGCGGCGATGATCGAGGATGGCAACGCCGCCTCGCAGAAGGTCGCGGCGGCGTTGGGCTTCCTCGAGTACGGCCGCCAAGAGTTCGAAGGCTCGCCGCTGATCCTCTACGAGCGGATCGGCTAAGCTGGAGCCGCGACCTCGGCGAGCCAGGGATTGCCCGAATGGGTGAGGCCCAGCGTGCGATAGGAATGGTCCTCGGGCCCGCGCCGGGTTTCCTCGAAGCCGCGACCGGCCAGCCAGTCGCGCTCCTGCGCGTGTGAGATCGACCATTCGCGGATGCACAGGCGATCCTTGATCCGCCAGACGCCGCCCTCGCGCACCAGCGTATCGATATAGCGCCCCCCAAGCTGGTTGAGCATGTCCGCCACGCCGTTCTTGCCTGGATAGATCACAGTCGCGACGAAATAGGTCTCGGCACCAGCCTGATCGCCGTCCACCTTGATCAACGACTGGCCCAGCATGTGGCTGACCACATCGGTCGTGCGCAGCGATTCCTCGACCGTCTCGATCGAGAAGCGGCGGCCTTCCATCTTGCGTGGGCCGTGGTCGTCCCAGCTGTCGGCAGCATAGGTGCTCGCCATCTCTACCTCGTCGCCGCGGTCACAACCGTGGCAGTACACGGCCAGCAACTGGCGGATTTCGTGGTGGTCGAGCATTTCCTGCAGGCGCGGATCAAGATCCATCTTATCCCCTCTCTCGTCGTTTTGCGGAGAGGCTAGCACGTGATAGGCCCGGCGCCATGGCCGAAGTGGAACTGACGAAAGAGGGGCCGGTCGCGCTCATCACGCTGAACCGGGGTGCGAAGCGCAATGCGATATCGATTGCGATGCAGCGTGAACTGGTGGCCGCGCTGGAGGCGGTTGCCGGCGACGCTGACGTCCGTGCGCTGATCCTGACCGGCGCCGGCTCGGACTTCTGCGTGGGTGGTGATCGCGCCGTGGTCGAGCAGATCGCCGCGGACGCCGGTTTCGAAGCGATGGCGGCGGCACAGCACCGCCGTACCGCCGCCGTCCTGTTCGGGCTCGAGGTGCCGGTCATCGCGGCGATCGAAGGTGCGGCTTTTGGCTTCGGTGCCGAGCTTGCCGCCGGCAGCGACATCGTCGTGATGGGCGATGCCGCACGGCTGGCCGATCCGCACGTCCGCTTCGGACTCCCGCCGGCACCGATCGTGGCGCTGGCCTGGCCGCTGATGAGCTCGCGCCTAGTAGCGGCCGAGCTAGTCCTGACCGGGCGGGAGGTTCCGGCGAACGAAGCGCTGGCGCTGGGCCTCGCCAGCCGGGTAGTGCCGGCCGGAACCGCGCTCGCCGTGGCTAGAACATTGGCCGAGACGATTGCAACTCTGCCCGTCGAGGGCGTCGCTCTCGCCAAGCGGGCGATCCGGCTCGACGTCGCCGATCTCGACCGGTTCTATCCGCAGCCGCGCTGAACGCTCAGGAAATCCGCCGGATGAATTCGGCGTTGCGCTTGAAGCCGCCGTCGACGCTGCGGCGAAAAAACTCGCCAACCTCCGTCGGCAGGTGTCCCGCGGCGGCGGCAGCTACCTTGTACTCGATGATGCAGCCGACCTTGAATCCCGCGAGGATGCAGAAGTAGTCGAAGTCGGCCATGTCGCGGCCGGTGCCCGCGCAATAGTATTGCCCCAGCGCCTGCTTGGTCGGCGCGTTGGTCACGTCGATCAGCCCGTGGGCGCTGGTCATGTCCGGGAAGCGTTCGTCGCGCAGCCCGCCGCAGAGCCAGCCCATGTCAAGCATCGGGTCGCCGATCGTCGACAGCTCCCAGTCGATCATCGCCGCGAGCCGTGCCGGCGGGCCGTGGCGGAACAGGACGTTGGTCGTCGCGATGTCGCCGTGGATGATGCCGATGTCGCGCGTCGGCCGGGCATTGGCGCGCAACCATGCTTCGACCTCGTCATAGCCTTCGAGATGGCGTTTTTCGTAGCCGGGGTATTTCTCCGGATAGGAGGCAAGCTGGCCGGCCCAGCGGTCCACCTGGCGCTCGAGGAAATTGTTCGCCTTGCCGAAGGTCTCGAGCCCGATCGCCTTGTAGTCGACATTGGCCAGCTTGATCAGCCCGCCGACGATCGCATAGGCGAGGCCGTATTCGTAAGGCGCCTTGTCGAAGGGCGGCTCATTGTGGATCTGCTCATCGCGCAGGTTGCCCGCCCAACCCTCGACCTTTTCCATGACGTAGAACGGCATGCCGATGACTTCGCGGTCCTCGCAGACGCCGTAGCAGATCGGGTGGGGCACGTCGGTGGGGTTGAGCGCAGAGAGCACCCGCGCCTCGCGCATCACCCCACGCTCGGCGCCCGGCGGCGGCACGGCAGGCGGCCGGCGCAGGACCATCTGCGGGCCGCCGCGATCGAGCGTCAGTACGACGTTCGAAGTGCCGCCGTGGAGTAGTT
The window above is part of the Novosphingobium sp. G106 genome. Proteins encoded here:
- a CDS encoding GNAT family N-acetyltransferase — encoded protein: MSEPLLRTERLELWPPRLGDMPGLVDLIAADETRRFLGPAEASAKSQFEKLLRNAGGWALYGYGSFHVRLHGEPDIVGSCGIFHTWRGFGQGMDDVPEAGWIIRHDHWGKGIAGEAMRAALTWFDATHGPRRIAAMIEDGNAASQKVAAALGFLEYGRQEFEGSPLILYERIG
- a CDS encoding phosphotransferase family protein encodes the protein MSGITHDLAALADIPRLTEWLDAHIPELGKGALRTELLHGGTSNVVLTLDRGGPQMVLRRPPAVPPPGAERGVMREARVLSALNPTDVPHPICYGVCEDREVIGMPFYVMEKVEGWAGNLRDEQIHNEPPFDKAPYEYGLAYAIVGGLIKLANVDYKAIGLETFGKANNFLERQVDRWAGQLASYPEKYPGYEKRHLEGYDEVEAWLRANARPTRDIGIIHGDIATTNVLFRHGPPARLAAMIDWELSTIGDPMLDMGWLCGGLRDERFPDMTSAHGLIDVTNAPTKQALGQYYCAGTGRDMADFDYFCILAGFKVGCIIEYKVAAAAAGHLPTEVGEFFRRSVDGGFKRNAEFIRRIS
- a CDS encoding DUF445 domain-containing protein, with product MRMIATGLLLFMAASFLAARELSALFPHPAWGFAIAFTEAAMVGGLADWFAVTALFRHPLGLPIPHTAIIPENKDRIADTMAAFLRTNFLTPAVVARRIQGFNLAQAAGNMLIEQRSGTQSRLRDGAANLLADLLESLDEEQFGGMVKSGLKKQLTKLNLAPLLGQLLQTAIADRRHPPVLDAFIRWAALTIEANEDLMRDIIHKRAGALLRWTGLDDKVANAVLDGIYKLLAETLVIPDHPIRAKIEEGLATLAHSLLHDPEMQEKVARLKEEVLANPAMSHWLDGMWERTRGGLLRAVRNPQGLMKGSLGLSIEQLGRTLVEDEELQLLVNRFARRTLVGSVSRYGDEIVRIVSETVKRWDARTVTGRIEGAVGRDLQFIRINGTLVGGLVGVLIHTVDRLL
- a CDS encoding nuclear transport factor 2 family protein — its product is MDLDPRLQEMLDHHEIRQLLAVYCHGCDRGDEVEMASTYAADSWDDHGPRKMEGRRFSIETVEESLRTTDVVSHMLGQSLIKVDGDQAGAETYFVATVIYPGKNGVADMLNQLGGRYIDTLVREGGVWRIKDRLCIREWSISHAQERDWLAGRGFEETRRGPEDHSYRTLGLTHSGNPWLAEVAAPA
- a CDS encoding enoyl-CoA hydratase/isomerase family protein; translated protein: MAEVELTKEGPVALITLNRGAKRNAISIAMQRELVAALEAVAGDADVRALILTGAGSDFCVGGDRAVVEQIAADAGFEAMAAAQHRRTAAVLFGLEVPVIAAIEGAAFGFGAELAAGSDIVVMGDAARLADPHVRFGLPPAPIVALAWPLMSSRLVAAELVLTGREVPANEALALGLASRVVPAGTALAVARTLAETIATLPVEGVALAKRAIRLDVADLDRFYPQPR